One part of the Phragmites australis chromosome 3, lpPhrAust1.1, whole genome shotgun sequence genome encodes these proteins:
- the LOC133913263 gene encoding uncharacterized protein LOC133913263, giving the protein MSDESPPPAQAPEKSQPAEQASGGWGGWGLSIFSEISRNAVEVAKSAIADIQQPPEQDAGPGGGEKEKEQEGEEEERRKAALDKLEKASEDSILGQGMKVFDSSVESITTGTWQALGSAWKSGSLFVQKLENSASSLAETIQQGELPVKASTIAPTILETGKSFTAKGMEVLERVGKETMEFIVEETGMEVDKGSAGEGDQQTEEEQFEEVSFDRCFYIYGGPDQLEELEALSSHYALLFNRKKGKLNAEQKTYYDGQLKEIQHVVSLSVNAEEDGPDSDKGKKIESADTDADAEMKKLCESSVSKAAKMAAGFTNALGGLSPNEIIKRTTNRLETIHSEGVHRLSEMCCLAVSQLLVLGKSVISAANKSNNEDDENDTKIDWPEDPISKAKIIRWKAQSISVDMEKVSTSFATGISDVAEAYAAAIQNALADKQDDLPNHKSVQEKAKSISSHLNSDQISAVSKLQDALQSLAYVVVCTSMPSV; this is encoded by the exons ATGTCCGAcgagtcgccgccgccggcgcaggccccCGAGAAGAGCCAGCCCGCCGAGCAGGCGTCCGGCGGGTGGGGTGGGTGGGGTCTCTCCATCTTCTCCGAGATCTCCCGCAAC GCGGTGGAGGTTGCGAAGAGTGCCATCGCCGATATTCAGCAGCCGCCGGAGCAGGACGCCGGACCCGGCGGcggggagaaggagaaggaacaggagggggaggaggaggagcgacgCAAGGCGGCGCTGGACAAGCTGGAGAAGGCCAGTGAGGACTCAATCCTAGGCCAG GGGATGAAGGTCTTTGATAGCTCGGTGGAGAGCATCACGACCGGGACTTGGCAAGCGCTTGGGAGCGCATGGAAGAGTGGCTCACTATTTGTTCAAAA ATTGGAGAATTCAGCGTCAAGCCTGGCTGAAACCATTCAGCAAGGAGAACTACCTGTCAAAGCATCCACGATAGCACCGACCATTTTAGAG ACAGGGAAGTCATTTACAGCAAAAGGAATGGAAGTGCTTGAACGTGTTGGAAAAGAGACAATGGAGTTTATCGTTGAAGAGACTGGTATGGAAGTTGATAAAGGTAGTGCCGGTGAAGGTGACCAGCAGACAGAAGAGGAGCAGTTTGAAGAAGTCTCGTTTGACAGATGCTTCTATATTTATGGTGGACCTGATCAATTAGAG GAGCTGGAAGCACTATCAAGCCACTATGCATTGTTGTTTAATAGGAAAAAGGGGAAACTTAATGCTGAGCAGAAAACATATTACGATGGACAGCTCAAAGAAATACAACATGTTGTCAGTCTTAGTGTCAATGCTGAGGAAGATGGACCAGACTCTGACAAGGGGAAGAAGATTGAATCAGCTGATACTGACGCTGATGCTGAGATGAAGAAATTATGTGAATCAAGTGTTAGCAAGGCTGCAAAGATGGCTGCAGG GTTCACCAATGCCTTGGGTGGGCTTTCTCCGAATGAGATTATCAAACGAACAACTAATAGGCTAGAGACCATTCACTCAGAGGGTGTTCAT AGATTATCGGAGATGTGCTGCCTCGCAGTTTCTCAGCTTCTGGTACTTGGGAAGTCGGTAATATCTGCAGCGAACAAATCAAataatgaagatgatgaaaacGACACCAAAATTGATTGGCCTGAAGATCCTATTTCAAAAGCTAAAATAATCAGATGGAAGGCGCAATCCATCTCTGTGGATATGGAAAAGGTCTCTACTAGTTTTGCTACAG GAATCTCGGATGTTGCTGAGGCTTATGCAGCAGCTATACAAAATGCTCTCGCTGACAAGCAGGATGATCTCCCAAATCATAAGTCGGTGCAGGAGAAGGCTAAATCCATATCCAGCCATCTAAATTCCGATCAGATTAGCGCTGTCAGCAAGCTACAGGACGCCCTGCAATCCCTGGCCTACGTCGTCGTTTGCACATCCATGCCAAGTGTGTGA
- the LOC133913264 gene encoding uncharacterized protein LOC133913264: MAAAEEETAAAPPSGVGSETAAMDGEEREEAAAEYSWPQLRFDRPPRRLYHFSRQFRSAASAGGSGGGDNFLKGVKWSPDGSSFLTSSDDNSLRLFYLPEDAYSAAEHIAEAAVGGEDSYGAFLQVNEGEPVYDFCWYPCMSLSDPATCVFASTSRDHPIHLWDATTGELRCTYRAYDAMDEITAALSVSFNSTGAKLFAGYNKAIRVFDVHRPGRDFEQYSLLKGGEGPTGIISSISFSPHNGMLAVGSYSQTTAVYAESNMEPLYVLHGQLGGVTQVLFSKDGNYLYTGGRKDPYILCWDIRNTVDIVYKLYRSADTTNQRIYFDIEPCGKHLATGGQDGMVHVYDLQGGQWVTAFQAAADTVNGMSFHPYLPFAVTSSGHRRFGMQDEFEEDLNLAGDENCCSAWMFSSSQEA; encoded by the exons ATggcagcggcggaggaggaaaCAGCGGCCGCGCCACCGAGCGGCGTGGGGAGCGAGACCGCGGCGATGGATGGGGAGGaaagggaggaggcggcggcggagtacTCATGGCCCCAGCTCCGCTTCGACCGCCCGCCTCGCCGGCTCTACCACTTCTCCCGCCAGTTCCGCTCCGCCGCTTCCGCTGGaggtagcggcggcggcgataaCTTCCTCAAAGGCGTCAAGTGGTCGCCCGACGGATCCTCCTTCCTCACCAGCTCCGACGACAACTCCCTCCGCTTGTTCTACTT GCCGGAGGACGCGTACAGTGCGGCGGAACACATTGCCGAGGCCGCCGTCGGAGGTGAAG ATTCTTATGGCGCATTCCTTCAGGTGAACGAGGGTGAGCCTGTGTACGATTTCTGCTGGTATCCGTGCATGTCCTTGTCTG ACCCAGCCACCTGTGTCTTTGCAAGCACCAGTCGTGATCATCCGATACACCTCTGGGATGCCACCACTGGGGAG CTCCGGTGCACTTACAGAGCATATGATGCCATGGATGAAATAACAGCCGCACTTTCAGTTTCTTTCAATTCTACTGGAGCTAA GCTCTTTGCTGGATACAATAAAGCAATAAGAGTATTTGATGTTCATCGGCCTGGTAGAGATTTCGAGCAGTATTCTTTACTTAAGGGAGGTGAAGGACCAACCG GTATAATATCTTCAATTTCATTCTCTCCGCACAATGGGATGCTTGCTGTTGGCTCATACAGCCAGACAACTGCTGTGTATGCAGAGAGTAATATGGAGCCTTTGTATGTCTTGCATGGCCAGCTTGGTGGTGTTACACAG GTGCTTTTTTCAAAAGATGGGAACTATCTCTACACTGGAGGACGCAAG GATCCATACATATTATGTTGGGATATTCGTAATACTGTGGACATTGTTTACAA GTTGTACAGATCAGCTGATACTACTAACCAAAGAATATATTTTGATATTGAGCCCTGCGGTAAACATCTAGCCACTGGTGGGCAG GATGGCATGGTCCATGTGTATGACCTTCAAGGTGGTCAATGGGTAACAGCCTTCCAAGCAGCAGCTG ATACTGTAAACGGGATGTCCTTTCATCCATACCTTCCATTTGCTGTAACATCATCTGGGCACAGAAGGTTTGGCATGCAAGATGAGTTTGAAGAAGACTTAAACTTGGCAG